The following coding sequences lie in one Salmo salar chromosome ssa13, Ssal_v3.1, whole genome shotgun sequence genomic window:
- the LOC106567845 gene encoding arf-GAP with Rho-GAP domain, ANK repeat and PH domain-containing protein 1 isoform X3 has product MNQLFVSDVMADQEDSLRAMQNCFRSQFSVEEVECEDIEASRRTSSVDEDSIDLACTLSRSYDLGDSDLHHTPVIKMGWLDKTPPQGSLIFQKRWVMLDAQYLRYFQNEKEVYSKRIIDILSVTEVLNVGEQKFEVVTRNRTFLFRAENNTVREEWVSVLKETIQQRRSSMEMSLMNFSFTSGQHDSGVSLISKQGYLEMNGLRSKVYVVICADRVFLYGNAEEHSQGVGITYIEMNLGTVKSTDKRSFNLTTFYRTFSFLAESAQQRDQWVEALQDCVSRSLSSDVVAQKIWSVEANQRCADCGAPHPDWASVNLCVVLCKCCAGVHRGLGQSVSKVRSLRMDEKVWTDNLIQVFLLGNNMVNLFWAANMPPSEALHPSSDSEKRQRFVSAKYCQGKYRRYHALFGQQEALNKALCSTVQTDDVLETLSLVFCGADVNCYTGDPERPSPVSMAQHYGQILQVEFLTHNHNTELPGSRAGDRTLLEAALPVSHTGYLFKTASSIRPVTEGKAKGDFSRRWCSLNQGNFSYYESEKSSSQSGGMKMSDVLCLLVNPPGKHGYAHSFELYHDSGRVYLFGEDSSDKVKGWIKAIAKALVPSAAEDLVCWPFERVGRFRYTEGQSHHSPLLGWFSLGGSRLLLLLHGADRVENIDLRKIKELSMEQEAGAGAVVLVDGGRSLRVEGDRRPDFQGWLSGLQQGSGRGDGPLDKQQLTDRDVPVIVDRCMSFITQHGLKSEGIYRRCGVNSKIAALLFFLRHDPRKVRLSEGERQVDDVANVLKRFLREVGEGVFNGHQASLPWLHTTTISEMSERVSQYQALLHSLPRVNRATLGAVINHLYCVQCFADENQMNMHNLAIVFGPTLFQMDGTDNSAGQVVEDLIQNYQDIFNVDAEQFQRQLDMISHVIKAQKEHTEEGSPSPLTICGVYLERKEEGSELLVQISQEVSAEELVCKVLRRRNIHPQQGDYWSCFLVDSNQEIERPLHYQEQVLTIYFSLGKDCHLVVKKNCYMEAILTNIAGRVDVSRNGLIKFCEEKGQRGKGTFSRRLCVLSGLSLRLYKEVKSSQPERECSVHALKVYCGIKRKLQPPSCWGMTVVCEKAVRVIQKWYLCCESKNELIEWLATFMSLQHDGDLWPAASRLDS; this is encoded by the exons ATGAATCAG TTATTCGTCTCAGATGTCATGGCAGACCAG GAGGACTCATTGCGAGCCATGCAGAACTGCTTCCGCAGTCAGTTTAGTGTGGAGGAGGTTGAGTGTGAGGACATTGAAGCAAGCAG GAGAACATCATCGGTTGATGAAGACAGTATCGATCTTGCCTGCACACTGTCACGATCATACGACCTCGGAGACTCTGATCTTCACCACACTCCTGTTATCAAGATGGGCTGGCTGGACAAGACCCCACCTCAGGG GAGCCTTATTTTCCAGAAGCGTTGGGTGATGTTGGATGCACAGTACCTGCGATACTTTCAAAATGAGAAG gAGGTCTACTCAAAGCGGATCATAGACATACTGTCTGTCACTGAAGTGCTTAACGTTGGAGAGCAGAAGTTTGAGGTGGTGACAAGGAACAGGACTTTCTTGTTCCGTGCTGAAAACAACA ctgTCAGGGAGGAATGGGTGTCAGTACTGAAAGAAACTATTCAGCAGCGCCGTAGCAGCATGGAGATGTCCCTTATGAACTTCAGTTTTACTAGTGGTCAGCATGATAGTGGAGTCTCTCTCATTAGTAAACAAGGATacctggagatgaatggactgcgCTCCAAGGTCTATGTAGTCATCTGTGCAGACAGGGTCTTCCTCTACGGGAACGCTGAG GAGCACAGCCAGGGTGTTGGCATCACCTACATTGAGATGAATCTGGGTACTGTGAAGAGCACAGACAAACGGTCCTTCAACCTCACCACCTTCTACAGAACATTCAG TTTTCTGGCCGAGTCGGCGCAGCAGAGGGATCAGTGGGTGGAGGCCCTGCAGGACTGTGTCAGTCGCTCTCTGTCCAGCGATGTGGTGGCCCAGAAGATCTGGTCTGTGGAGGCCAACCAGCGCTGTGCAGACTGTGGCGCCCCCCATCCAGACTGGGCCTCTGTCAACCTCTGTGTGGTCCTTTGCAAGTGCTGTGCAG GCGTGCACAGGGGTCTGGGCCAGAGTGTGTCCAAAGTTCGCAGTCTGAGAATGGATGAAAAGGTGTGGACTGATAACCTTATTCAG GTGTTCCTGTTAGGTAACAACATGGTAAACCTATTCTGGGCAGCTAACATGCCACCAAGCGAGGCACTCCACCCATCAAGTGATAGTGAGAAGCGCCAGCGCTTTGTCTCTGCTAAGTATTGTCAGGGGAAATACCGCCGCTACCATGCTCTGTTTGGCCAACAGGAGGCCCTCAACAAA GCTCTGTGCAGTACTGTTCAGACGGATGATGTATTGGAGACTCTGTCTCTGGTGTTCTGTGGAGCAGATGTGAACTGTTATACAGGTGATCCAGAGCGGCCCAGCCCTGTGTCCATGGCCCAACACTATGGACAGATACTACAGGTGGAGTTCTTAACTCACAACCACAACACAG AGCTGCCAGGGTCTAGGGCTGGAGATCGCACACTCCTAGAGGCTGCTCTCCCCGTCTCACACACTGGTTATCTCTTCAAGACCGCTTCCTCAATACGGCCAGTAACAGAGGGCAAAGCAAAAGGAG ATTTTAGTCGTCGATGGTGCTCTCTGAACCAAGGTAACTTCAGCTACTATGAGAGTGAGAAGAGCTCCAGTCAGAGCGGCGGAATGAAGATGAGTGATGTCCTGTGTCTGTTGGTCAATCCCCCAGGGAAACATGG TTATGCCCATTCCTTTGAGCTGTACCATGACTCTGGGAGAGTCTATCTATTTGGAGAAGACTCCTCTGACAAAGTGAAAGGGTGGATCAAGGCCATCGCCAAG GCGCTGGtcccctctgcagcagaggaccTGGTGTGCTGGCCCTTTGAGAGGGTGGGCCGGTTTCGCTACACTGAGGGCCAGAGCCACCATAGCCCCCTCCTGGGCTGGTTCTCCCTGGGGGGCTCCAGACTGCTCCTACTCCTCCACGGAGCAGATCGAGTGGAGAACATCGACCTGCGCAAAATAAAGGAGCTCT CCATGGAGCAGGAGGCTGGTGCTGGTGCTGTGGTGCTGGTGGATGGAGGCAGGAGCCTGCGTGTGGAGGGGGACAGGAGGCCTGACTTCCAGGGCTGGCTGAGTGGGCTCCAACAGGGCTCAGGGAGAGGAGACGGCCCCCTGGACAAGCAGCAGCTCACTGACAGAGACGTCCCTGTCATCGTGGACCGCTGCATGAGCTTCATCACACAGCATG GTTTGAAGTCAGAGGGCATCTATCGGAGGTGTGGTGTGAACTCCAAGATCGCCGCCCTGCTGTTCTTTCTCCGCCATGACCCCCGGAAGGTCCGTCTGAGTGAAGGGGAGCGCCAGGTGGATGACGTGGCAAACGTTCTGAAGAGGTTCCTCAGGGAAGTGGGAGAGGGGGTTTTCAATGGCCATCAGGCCTCTCTGCCATGGCTCCACACCACTA CTATCAGTGAGATGAGTGAGAGAGTGTCCCAGTACCAGGCCCTCCTCCACAGCCTCCCCCGAGTCAACAGAGCCACTCTGGGGGCTGTCATCAACCACCTCTACTG CGTCCAGTGCTTTGCAGATGAGAATCAGATGAACATGCACAACCTGGCCATTGTGTTTGGTCCCACGCTCTTCCAGATGGACGGCACTGATAACAGCGCAGGACAGGTGGTAGAGGATCTCATCCAGAACTACCAGGACATCTTCAAT gTGGATGCAGAGCAGTTTCAGAGGCAGCTAGACATGATCTCGCATGTCATCAAAGCACAGAAGGAACACACCGAGGAG GGAAGCCCCTCACCTCTCACCATCTGTGGGGTTTacctggagaggaaggaggagggctctGAGCTGCTGGTTCAG ATCTCCCAGGAAGTGAGTGCTGAGGAGCTGGTATGTAAGGTCCTGAGACGCAGGAACATCCATCCACAGCAGGGGGACTACTGGAGTTGCTTCCTGGTCGACAGCAACCAGGAGATAG AGCGTCCACTGCACTATCAGGAGCAAGTGTTGACTATCTATTTCTCTCTGGGTAAAGACTGTCATCTGGTGGTCAAGAAGAACTGTTACATGGAGGCCATTCTTACCAACATAG CAGGCAGGGTAGATGTGTCCCGAAACGGCCTGATCAAATTCtgtgaagaaaaaggtcaaagggGTAAGGGAACCTTCAGCAGACGCCTCTGTGTGCTCAGTGGCTTGTCTCTAAGGCTGTACAAAGAAGTGAAG AGTTCTCAGCCTGAGAGGGAGTGTTCAGTCCATGCTCTGAAGGTCTACTGTGGTATCAAGAGGAAGTTACAGCCACCGTCATG CTGGGGGATGACTGTGGTGTGTGAGAAGGCAGTACGAGTCATACAGAAATG GTACCTGTGCTGTGAATCAAAGAACGAGCTGATCGAGTGGCTGGCCACTTTTATGAGCCTCcag CATGATGGTGATCTGTGGCCAGCAGCTTCCAGGCTAGATTCCTGA
- the LOC106567845 gene encoding arf-GAP with Rho-GAP domain, ANK repeat and PH domain-containing protein 1 isoform X2 gives MNQLFVSDVMADQEDSLRAMQNCFRSQFSVEEVECEDIEASRRTSSVDEDSIDLACTLSRSYDLGDSDLHHTPVIKMGWLDKTPPQGSLIFQKRWVMLDAQYLRYFQNEKEVYSKRIIDILSVTEVLNVGEQKFEVVTRNRTFLFRAENNTVREEWVSVLKETIQQRRSSMEMSLMNFSFTSGQHDSGVSLISKQGYLEMNGLRSKVYVVICADRVFLYGNAEEHSQGVGITYIEMNLGTVKSTDKRSFNLTTFYRTFSFLAESAQQRDQWVEALQDCVSRSLSSDVVAQKIWSVEANQRCADCGAPHPDWASVNLCVVLCKCCAGVHRGLGQSVSKVRSLRMDEKVWTDNLIQVFLLGNNMVNLFWAANMPPSEALHPSSDSEKRQRFVSAKYCQGKYRRYHALFGQQEALNKALCSTVQTDDVLETLSLVFCGADVNCYTGDPERPSPVSMAQHYGQILQVEFLTHNHNTELPGSRAGDRTLLEAALPVSHTGYLFKTASSIRPVTEGKAKGDFSRRWCSLNQGNFSYYESEKSSSQSGGMKMSDVLCLLVNPPGKHGYAHSFELYHDSGRVYLFGEDSSDKVKGWIKAIAKFCYCICQALVPSAAEDLVCWPFERVGRFRYTEGQSHHSPLLGWFSLGGSRLLLLLHGADRVENIDLRKIKELSMEQEAGAGAVVLVDGGRSLRVEGDRRPDFQGWLSGLQQGSGRGDGPLDKQQLTDRDVPVIVDRCMSFITQHGLKSEGIYRRCGVNSKIAALLFFLRHDPRKVRLSEGERQVDDVANVLKRFLREVGEGVFNGHQASLPWLHTTTISEMSERVSQYQALLHSLPRVNRATLGAVINHLYCVQCFADENQMNMHNLAIVFGPTLFQMDGTDNSAGQVVEDLIQNYQDIFNVDAEQFQRQLDMISHVIKAQKEHTEEGSPSPLTICGVYLERKEEGSELLVQISQEVSAEELVCKVLRRRNIHPQQGDYWSCFLVDSNQEIERPLHYQEQVLTIYFSLGKDCHLVVKKNCYMEAILTNIGRVDVSRNGLIKFCEEKGQRGKGTFSRRLCVLSGLSLRLYKEVKSSQPERECSVHALKVYCGIKRKLQPPSCWGMTVVCEKAVRVIQKWYLCCESKNELIEWLATFMSLQHDGDLWPAASRLDS, from the exons ATGAATCAG TTATTCGTCTCAGATGTCATGGCAGACCAG GAGGACTCATTGCGAGCCATGCAGAACTGCTTCCGCAGTCAGTTTAGTGTGGAGGAGGTTGAGTGTGAGGACATTGAAGCAAGCAG GAGAACATCATCGGTTGATGAAGACAGTATCGATCTTGCCTGCACACTGTCACGATCATACGACCTCGGAGACTCTGATCTTCACCACACTCCTGTTATCAAGATGGGCTGGCTGGACAAGACCCCACCTCAGGG GAGCCTTATTTTCCAGAAGCGTTGGGTGATGTTGGATGCACAGTACCTGCGATACTTTCAAAATGAGAAG gAGGTCTACTCAAAGCGGATCATAGACATACTGTCTGTCACTGAAGTGCTTAACGTTGGAGAGCAGAAGTTTGAGGTGGTGACAAGGAACAGGACTTTCTTGTTCCGTGCTGAAAACAACA ctgTCAGGGAGGAATGGGTGTCAGTACTGAAAGAAACTATTCAGCAGCGCCGTAGCAGCATGGAGATGTCCCTTATGAACTTCAGTTTTACTAGTGGTCAGCATGATAGTGGAGTCTCTCTCATTAGTAAACAAGGATacctggagatgaatggactgcgCTCCAAGGTCTATGTAGTCATCTGTGCAGACAGGGTCTTCCTCTACGGGAACGCTGAG GAGCACAGCCAGGGTGTTGGCATCACCTACATTGAGATGAATCTGGGTACTGTGAAGAGCACAGACAAACGGTCCTTCAACCTCACCACCTTCTACAGAACATTCAG TTTTCTGGCCGAGTCGGCGCAGCAGAGGGATCAGTGGGTGGAGGCCCTGCAGGACTGTGTCAGTCGCTCTCTGTCCAGCGATGTGGTGGCCCAGAAGATCTGGTCTGTGGAGGCCAACCAGCGCTGTGCAGACTGTGGCGCCCCCCATCCAGACTGGGCCTCTGTCAACCTCTGTGTGGTCCTTTGCAAGTGCTGTGCAG GCGTGCACAGGGGTCTGGGCCAGAGTGTGTCCAAAGTTCGCAGTCTGAGAATGGATGAAAAGGTGTGGACTGATAACCTTATTCAG GTGTTCCTGTTAGGTAACAACATGGTAAACCTATTCTGGGCAGCTAACATGCCACCAAGCGAGGCACTCCACCCATCAAGTGATAGTGAGAAGCGCCAGCGCTTTGTCTCTGCTAAGTATTGTCAGGGGAAATACCGCCGCTACCATGCTCTGTTTGGCCAACAGGAGGCCCTCAACAAA GCTCTGTGCAGTACTGTTCAGACGGATGATGTATTGGAGACTCTGTCTCTGGTGTTCTGTGGAGCAGATGTGAACTGTTATACAGGTGATCCAGAGCGGCCCAGCCCTGTGTCCATGGCCCAACACTATGGACAGATACTACAGGTGGAGTTCTTAACTCACAACCACAACACAG AGCTGCCAGGGTCTAGGGCTGGAGATCGCACACTCCTAGAGGCTGCTCTCCCCGTCTCACACACTGGTTATCTCTTCAAGACCGCTTCCTCAATACGGCCAGTAACAGAGGGCAAAGCAAAAGGAG ATTTTAGTCGTCGATGGTGCTCTCTGAACCAAGGTAACTTCAGCTACTATGAGAGTGAGAAGAGCTCCAGTCAGAGCGGCGGAATGAAGATGAGTGATGTCCTGTGTCTGTTGGTCAATCCCCCAGGGAAACATGG TTATGCCCATTCCTTTGAGCTGTACCATGACTCTGGGAGAGTCTATCTATTTGGAGAAGACTCCTCTGACAAAGTGAAAGGGTGGATCAAGGCCATCGCCAAG TTTTGCTACTGTATATGTCAGGCGCTGGtcccctctgcagcagaggaccTGGTGTGCTGGCCCTTTGAGAGGGTGGGCCGGTTTCGCTACACTGAGGGCCAGAGCCACCATAGCCCCCTCCTGGGCTGGTTCTCCCTGGGGGGCTCCAGACTGCTCCTACTCCTCCACGGAGCAGATCGAGTGGAGAACATCGACCTGCGCAAAATAAAGGAGCTCT CCATGGAGCAGGAGGCTGGTGCTGGTGCTGTGGTGCTGGTGGATGGAGGCAGGAGCCTGCGTGTGGAGGGGGACAGGAGGCCTGACTTCCAGGGCTGGCTGAGTGGGCTCCAACAGGGCTCAGGGAGAGGAGACGGCCCCCTGGACAAGCAGCAGCTCACTGACAGAGACGTCCCTGTCATCGTGGACCGCTGCATGAGCTTCATCACACAGCATG GTTTGAAGTCAGAGGGCATCTATCGGAGGTGTGGTGTGAACTCCAAGATCGCCGCCCTGCTGTTCTTTCTCCGCCATGACCCCCGGAAGGTCCGTCTGAGTGAAGGGGAGCGCCAGGTGGATGACGTGGCAAACGTTCTGAAGAGGTTCCTCAGGGAAGTGGGAGAGGGGGTTTTCAATGGCCATCAGGCCTCTCTGCCATGGCTCCACACCACTA CTATCAGTGAGATGAGTGAGAGAGTGTCCCAGTACCAGGCCCTCCTCCACAGCCTCCCCCGAGTCAACAGAGCCACTCTGGGGGCTGTCATCAACCACCTCTACTG CGTCCAGTGCTTTGCAGATGAGAATCAGATGAACATGCACAACCTGGCCATTGTGTTTGGTCCCACGCTCTTCCAGATGGACGGCACTGATAACAGCGCAGGACAGGTGGTAGAGGATCTCATCCAGAACTACCAGGACATCTTCAAT gTGGATGCAGAGCAGTTTCAGAGGCAGCTAGACATGATCTCGCATGTCATCAAAGCACAGAAGGAACACACCGAGGAG GGAAGCCCCTCACCTCTCACCATCTGTGGGGTTTacctggagaggaaggaggagggctctGAGCTGCTGGTTCAG ATCTCCCAGGAAGTGAGTGCTGAGGAGCTGGTATGTAAGGTCCTGAGACGCAGGAACATCCATCCACAGCAGGGGGACTACTGGAGTTGCTTCCTGGTCGACAGCAACCAGGAGATAG AGCGTCCACTGCACTATCAGGAGCAAGTGTTGACTATCTATTTCTCTCTGGGTAAAGACTGTCATCTGGTGGTCAAGAAGAACTGTTACATGGAGGCCATTCTTACCAACATAG GCAGGGTAGATGTGTCCCGAAACGGCCTGATCAAATTCtgtgaagaaaaaggtcaaagggGTAAGGGAACCTTCAGCAGACGCCTCTGTGTGCTCAGTGGCTTGTCTCTAAGGCTGTACAAAGAAGTGAAG AGTTCTCAGCCTGAGAGGGAGTGTTCAGTCCATGCTCTGAAGGTCTACTGTGGTATCAAGAGGAAGTTACAGCCACCGTCATG CTGGGGGATGACTGTGGTGTGTGAGAAGGCAGTACGAGTCATACAGAAATG GTACCTGTGCTGTGAATCAAAGAACGAGCTGATCGAGTGGCTGGCCACTTTTATGAGCCTCcag CATGATGGTGATCTGTGGCCAGCAGCTTCCAGGCTAGATTCCTGA
- the LOC106567845 gene encoding arf-GAP with Rho-GAP domain, ANK repeat and PH domain-containing protein 1 isoform X1, with translation MNQLFVSDVMADQEDSLRAMQNCFRSQFSVEEVECEDIEASRRTSSVDEDSIDLACTLSRSYDLGDSDLHHTPVIKMGWLDKTPPQGSLIFQKRWVMLDAQYLRYFQNEKEVYSKRIIDILSVTEVLNVGEQKFEVVTRNRTFLFRAENNTVREEWVSVLKETIQQRRSSMEMSLMNFSFTSGQHDSGVSLISKQGYLEMNGLRSKVYVVICADRVFLYGNAEEHSQGVGITYIEMNLGTVKSTDKRSFNLTTFYRTFSFLAESAQQRDQWVEALQDCVSRSLSSDVVAQKIWSVEANQRCADCGAPHPDWASVNLCVVLCKCCAGVHRGLGQSVSKVRSLRMDEKVWTDNLIQVFLLGNNMVNLFWAANMPPSEALHPSSDSEKRQRFVSAKYCQGKYRRYHALFGQQEALNKALCSTVQTDDVLETLSLVFCGADVNCYTGDPERPSPVSMAQHYGQILQVEFLTHNHNTELPGSRAGDRTLLEAALPVSHTGYLFKTASSIRPVTEGKAKGDFSRRWCSLNQGNFSYYESEKSSSQSGGMKMSDVLCLLVNPPGKHGYAHSFELYHDSGRVYLFGEDSSDKVKGWIKAIAKFCYCICQALVPSAAEDLVCWPFERVGRFRYTEGQSHHSPLLGWFSLGGSRLLLLLHGADRVENIDLRKIKELSMEQEAGAGAVVLVDGGRSLRVEGDRRPDFQGWLSGLQQGSGRGDGPLDKQQLTDRDVPVIVDRCMSFITQHGLKSEGIYRRCGVNSKIAALLFFLRHDPRKVRLSEGERQVDDVANVLKRFLREVGEGVFNGHQASLPWLHTTTISEMSERVSQYQALLHSLPRVNRATLGAVINHLYCVQCFADENQMNMHNLAIVFGPTLFQMDGTDNSAGQVVEDLIQNYQDIFNVDAEQFQRQLDMISHVIKAQKEHTEEGSPSPLTICGVYLERKEEGSELLVQISQEVSAEELVCKVLRRRNIHPQQGDYWSCFLVDSNQEIERPLHYQEQVLTIYFSLGKDCHLVVKKNCYMEAILTNIAGRVDVSRNGLIKFCEEKGQRGKGTFSRRLCVLSGLSLRLYKEVKSSQPERECSVHALKVYCGIKRKLQPPSCWGMTVVCEKAVRVIQKWYLCCESKNELIEWLATFMSLQHDGDLWPAASRLDS, from the exons ATGAATCAG TTATTCGTCTCAGATGTCATGGCAGACCAG GAGGACTCATTGCGAGCCATGCAGAACTGCTTCCGCAGTCAGTTTAGTGTGGAGGAGGTTGAGTGTGAGGACATTGAAGCAAGCAG GAGAACATCATCGGTTGATGAAGACAGTATCGATCTTGCCTGCACACTGTCACGATCATACGACCTCGGAGACTCTGATCTTCACCACACTCCTGTTATCAAGATGGGCTGGCTGGACAAGACCCCACCTCAGGG GAGCCTTATTTTCCAGAAGCGTTGGGTGATGTTGGATGCACAGTACCTGCGATACTTTCAAAATGAGAAG gAGGTCTACTCAAAGCGGATCATAGACATACTGTCTGTCACTGAAGTGCTTAACGTTGGAGAGCAGAAGTTTGAGGTGGTGACAAGGAACAGGACTTTCTTGTTCCGTGCTGAAAACAACA ctgTCAGGGAGGAATGGGTGTCAGTACTGAAAGAAACTATTCAGCAGCGCCGTAGCAGCATGGAGATGTCCCTTATGAACTTCAGTTTTACTAGTGGTCAGCATGATAGTGGAGTCTCTCTCATTAGTAAACAAGGATacctggagatgaatggactgcgCTCCAAGGTCTATGTAGTCATCTGTGCAGACAGGGTCTTCCTCTACGGGAACGCTGAG GAGCACAGCCAGGGTGTTGGCATCACCTACATTGAGATGAATCTGGGTACTGTGAAGAGCACAGACAAACGGTCCTTCAACCTCACCACCTTCTACAGAACATTCAG TTTTCTGGCCGAGTCGGCGCAGCAGAGGGATCAGTGGGTGGAGGCCCTGCAGGACTGTGTCAGTCGCTCTCTGTCCAGCGATGTGGTGGCCCAGAAGATCTGGTCTGTGGAGGCCAACCAGCGCTGTGCAGACTGTGGCGCCCCCCATCCAGACTGGGCCTCTGTCAACCTCTGTGTGGTCCTTTGCAAGTGCTGTGCAG GCGTGCACAGGGGTCTGGGCCAGAGTGTGTCCAAAGTTCGCAGTCTGAGAATGGATGAAAAGGTGTGGACTGATAACCTTATTCAG GTGTTCCTGTTAGGTAACAACATGGTAAACCTATTCTGGGCAGCTAACATGCCACCAAGCGAGGCACTCCACCCATCAAGTGATAGTGAGAAGCGCCAGCGCTTTGTCTCTGCTAAGTATTGTCAGGGGAAATACCGCCGCTACCATGCTCTGTTTGGCCAACAGGAGGCCCTCAACAAA GCTCTGTGCAGTACTGTTCAGACGGATGATGTATTGGAGACTCTGTCTCTGGTGTTCTGTGGAGCAGATGTGAACTGTTATACAGGTGATCCAGAGCGGCCCAGCCCTGTGTCCATGGCCCAACACTATGGACAGATACTACAGGTGGAGTTCTTAACTCACAACCACAACACAG AGCTGCCAGGGTCTAGGGCTGGAGATCGCACACTCCTAGAGGCTGCTCTCCCCGTCTCACACACTGGTTATCTCTTCAAGACCGCTTCCTCAATACGGCCAGTAACAGAGGGCAAAGCAAAAGGAG ATTTTAGTCGTCGATGGTGCTCTCTGAACCAAGGTAACTTCAGCTACTATGAGAGTGAGAAGAGCTCCAGTCAGAGCGGCGGAATGAAGATGAGTGATGTCCTGTGTCTGTTGGTCAATCCCCCAGGGAAACATGG TTATGCCCATTCCTTTGAGCTGTACCATGACTCTGGGAGAGTCTATCTATTTGGAGAAGACTCCTCTGACAAAGTGAAAGGGTGGATCAAGGCCATCGCCAAG TTTTGCTACTGTATATGTCAGGCGCTGGtcccctctgcagcagaggaccTGGTGTGCTGGCCCTTTGAGAGGGTGGGCCGGTTTCGCTACACTGAGGGCCAGAGCCACCATAGCCCCCTCCTGGGCTGGTTCTCCCTGGGGGGCTCCAGACTGCTCCTACTCCTCCACGGAGCAGATCGAGTGGAGAACATCGACCTGCGCAAAATAAAGGAGCTCT CCATGGAGCAGGAGGCTGGTGCTGGTGCTGTGGTGCTGGTGGATGGAGGCAGGAGCCTGCGTGTGGAGGGGGACAGGAGGCCTGACTTCCAGGGCTGGCTGAGTGGGCTCCAACAGGGCTCAGGGAGAGGAGACGGCCCCCTGGACAAGCAGCAGCTCACTGACAGAGACGTCCCTGTCATCGTGGACCGCTGCATGAGCTTCATCACACAGCATG GTTTGAAGTCAGAGGGCATCTATCGGAGGTGTGGTGTGAACTCCAAGATCGCCGCCCTGCTGTTCTTTCTCCGCCATGACCCCCGGAAGGTCCGTCTGAGTGAAGGGGAGCGCCAGGTGGATGACGTGGCAAACGTTCTGAAGAGGTTCCTCAGGGAAGTGGGAGAGGGGGTTTTCAATGGCCATCAGGCCTCTCTGCCATGGCTCCACACCACTA CTATCAGTGAGATGAGTGAGAGAGTGTCCCAGTACCAGGCCCTCCTCCACAGCCTCCCCCGAGTCAACAGAGCCACTCTGGGGGCTGTCATCAACCACCTCTACTG CGTCCAGTGCTTTGCAGATGAGAATCAGATGAACATGCACAACCTGGCCATTGTGTTTGGTCCCACGCTCTTCCAGATGGACGGCACTGATAACAGCGCAGGACAGGTGGTAGAGGATCTCATCCAGAACTACCAGGACATCTTCAAT gTGGATGCAGAGCAGTTTCAGAGGCAGCTAGACATGATCTCGCATGTCATCAAAGCACAGAAGGAACACACCGAGGAG GGAAGCCCCTCACCTCTCACCATCTGTGGGGTTTacctggagaggaaggaggagggctctGAGCTGCTGGTTCAG ATCTCCCAGGAAGTGAGTGCTGAGGAGCTGGTATGTAAGGTCCTGAGACGCAGGAACATCCATCCACAGCAGGGGGACTACTGGAGTTGCTTCCTGGTCGACAGCAACCAGGAGATAG AGCGTCCACTGCACTATCAGGAGCAAGTGTTGACTATCTATTTCTCTCTGGGTAAAGACTGTCATCTGGTGGTCAAGAAGAACTGTTACATGGAGGCCATTCTTACCAACATAG CAGGCAGGGTAGATGTGTCCCGAAACGGCCTGATCAAATTCtgtgaagaaaaaggtcaaagggGTAAGGGAACCTTCAGCAGACGCCTCTGTGTGCTCAGTGGCTTGTCTCTAAGGCTGTACAAAGAAGTGAAG AGTTCTCAGCCTGAGAGGGAGTGTTCAGTCCATGCTCTGAAGGTCTACTGTGGTATCAAGAGGAAGTTACAGCCACCGTCATG CTGGGGGATGACTGTGGTGTGTGAGAAGGCAGTACGAGTCATACAGAAATG GTACCTGTGCTGTGAATCAAAGAACGAGCTGATCGAGTGGCTGGCCACTTTTATGAGCCTCcag CATGATGGTGATCTGTGGCCAGCAGCTTCCAGGCTAGATTCCTGA